A window from Anaerolineales bacterium encodes these proteins:
- a CDS encoding PadR family transcriptional regulator: RRLEEQGLLRSEWNVDGSRPRRYYVLSPMGQEVLKALTADWLRLTQALAELLPREATGPSGPVQEGV, from the coding sequence CGGCGGCTGGAGGAGCAGGGGCTGCTCCGGAGCGAGTGGAATGTCGATGGCTCGAGACCGCGCCGCTACTATGTGCTCAGCCCGATGGGGCAGGAAGTGCTCAAGGCACTGACCGCCGACTGGTTGCGGCTCACTCAGGCCTTGGCCGAACTCCTGCCGAGAGAAGCTACTGGCCCCAGCGGGCCAGTCCAAGAAGGAGTGTGA
- a CDS encoding GH3 auxin-responsive promoter family protein encodes MQGMDPRETLAALLQPWRKAVADPAAAQARVLERLVSDYAATGYGKEHAAASVDSLAAYRRQFPICTYPEFKPWLQRVMQGETELLLSEDPVGWAITRGTTTGESKFIPMTPTDLRLRISAGRAMMNYVMDNERFDLFDGVNLNLNFPSRVGALRLGEREIEYGYSSGIYTRHVSAFTPIRSLPTQDEIDGLGGGTTVRDWEARFELAYEKCRGENVTLVGGVAPTAIKFGQSLKRRYGLYPKDLWNTKILTLGSVPGINTRLEPILKALYGPVAIREIYGTTEGIFGQQRDEKRAWVPNYDLFLFEVQTSGGIRLLHEMKPGELGSLIVSTPVLPRYRIGDQILAMQPPYFRCIGREQWWTPLRYAWDEFLTLRFGRL; translated from the coding sequence ATGCAAGGAATGGATCCCCGAGAGACACTGGCGGCGCTGCTCCAACCCTGGCGCAAAGCTGTGGCCGACCCGGCTGCGGCCCAGGCCAGAGTGCTGGAGAGACTGGTGTCAGACTACGCTGCCACCGGCTACGGCAAAGAACATGCCGCGGCCTCGGTGGACAGCCTGGCAGCCTACCGGCGGCAGTTCCCCATCTGCACCTACCCCGAGTTCAAGCCGTGGCTGCAGCGGGTCATGCAGGGCGAGACCGAGCTGCTGCTCTCCGAGGATCCGGTCGGCTGGGCCATCACCCGCGGTACCACGACCGGGGAGTCGAAGTTCATCCCGATGACACCCACCGATTTGCGCCTGCGCATCAGTGCCGGCCGGGCGATGATGAACTATGTGATGGACAACGAGCGCTTCGATCTGTTCGACGGGGTGAACCTCAACCTCAACTTCCCCTCGCGCGTCGGTGCGCTGCGCCTAGGCGAGCGGGAGATTGAGTACGGCTACAGCTCCGGCATTTACACCCGCCACGTCTCGGCCTTCACCCCGATCCGCTCTCTCCCCACACAGGACGAGATCGACGGGCTGGGCGGCGGCACCACGGTGCGCGATTGGGAGGCCCGGTTCGAGTTGGCGTACGAGAAGTGCCGGGGAGAGAACGTCACCCTGGTCGGCGGGGTGGCGCCGACGGCCATCAAATTCGGTCAATCCCTCAAGCGCCGATACGGGCTGTACCCCAAGGACCTGTGGAATACAAAGATCCTGACCCTGGGCAGCGTGCCCGGGATCAACACCCGCCTCGAGCCGATCTTGAAGGCGCTGTATGGTCCGGTCGCGATCCGGGAGATCTATGGGACCACCGAGGGGATCTTCGGCCAGCAGCGGGATGAGAAGCGGGCCTGGGTGCCGAACTACGACCTGTTCCTGTTCGAGGTCCAGACCTCAGGCGGCATCCGGCTGCTGCACGAAATGAAGCCCGGCGAGCTGGGCAGCCTGATCGTCTCGACCCCCGTCCTCCCCCGCTACCGGATCGGCGATCAGATCCTGGCGATGCAGCCCCCCTACTTCCGCTGCATCGGGCGCGAACAGTGGTGGACGCCGCTGCGCTATGCCTGGGACGAGTTCCTGACCTTGCGCTTCGGCCGGCTGTAA
- a CDS encoding YifB family Mg chelatase-like AAA ATPase produces MLAKVHAAAVVGLEGAIVEVEVDTGRGLPSFIIVGLPDAAVQESRERVQAAVKNAGLTFPRQRVTVNLAPASLRKEGPSYDLAIALGALAASGQIDPALLNDTLCVGELSLDGSLRHVRGVLPIAALARAKGFGRLVVPAEDAAEAGMIPGLEIVAAPSLTALVNHLAGVVRLLPPAPSDSDAYVPAFATDFAEVKGQEHVKRALEVAAAGGHNVLMIGPPGAGKTLLARALPSILPAMTLEEALDVTRVYSVADQLPPGVPLIQGRPFRSPHHTISHAGLVGGGSWPRPGEISLAHRGVLFLDELPEFGMRVLEVLRQPLEDKVVTISRARGSLSFPANFMLVGAMNPCPCGYFGDLLKECSCSPAYVTRYQKRISGPLLDRIDIHADVPRVEFDKLSSERLGEASHAIRLRVEAARALQRERFAAGGLMSNADMGPADVRQHCVLDEAGRGLIRQAMTQMLLSARAYHRVLKLARSIADLAGEPRILTAHLAEALQYRPRRWA; encoded by the coding sequence GTGCTCGCCAAGGTCCACGCTGCAGCCGTCGTTGGGCTGGAGGGGGCGATCGTCGAGGTCGAGGTGGACACCGGGCGAGGTCTCCCCTCCTTCATCATCGTCGGGTTGCCGGATGCCGCGGTGCAAGAGAGCCGCGAGCGCGTTCAGGCGGCGGTCAAGAACGCCGGCCTGACCTTCCCGCGTCAGCGGGTAACGGTAAACCTGGCGCCGGCCTCGCTGCGCAAGGAAGGCCCATCCTATGACCTAGCGATCGCGCTGGGGGCGTTGGCGGCCAGCGGGCAGATCGATCCCGCGCTGCTGAACGACACCCTGTGCGTGGGGGAACTCTCGCTGGATGGCTCGCTGCGCCACGTGCGGGGCGTCCTGCCGATCGCGGCCCTGGCGCGGGCAAAGGGCTTCGGTCGGCTGGTGGTGCCGGCGGAGGATGCCGCCGAGGCGGGGATGATCCCCGGACTGGAGATCGTCGCCGCTCCCTCGCTCACAGCTCTGGTCAACCACCTGGCGGGGGTCGTGCGACTGCTGCCGCCAGCTCCCAGCGACAGCGATGCCTACGTGCCCGCGTTCGCCACCGACTTCGCCGAGGTCAAGGGCCAGGAGCATGTCAAACGGGCGTTGGAGGTAGCCGCCGCCGGGGGTCATAACGTCTTGATGATCGGGCCGCCGGGCGCCGGCAAGACGCTGCTGGCCCGGGCGCTGCCCTCGATCCTGCCGGCGATGACGCTGGAGGAGGCACTGGATGTGACCCGCGTCTACTCCGTGGCCGACCAGCTGCCGCCCGGCGTGCCGCTGATCCAGGGCCGGCCGTTCCGTTCGCCGCACCACACCATCTCCCATGCCGGATTGGTCGGCGGTGGCAGCTGGCCGCGGCCTGGAGAGATCTCCCTGGCCCATCGCGGGGTGCTCTTCCTGGACGAGCTGCCGGAATTCGGGATGCGCGTCCTCGAAGTCTTGCGTCAGCCGCTGGAGGACAAGGTCGTAACCATCAGCCGGGCGAGGGGATCGCTCTCCTTCCCGGCGAACTTCATGCTCGTCGGCGCCATGAACCCCTGCCCGTGCGGCTACTTCGGGGACCTCCTCAAGGAGTGCAGCTGCTCCCCGGCGTATGTGACCCGCTACCAGAAGCGGATCTCCGGGCCGCTGCTCGATCGGATCGATATCCATGCCGATGTGCCGCGGGTGGAGTTCGACAAGCTGTCTTCCGAAAGACTGGGAGAGGCGTCCCATGCGATCCGCCTCCGGGTCGAGGCCGCCCGCGCCCTGCAGCGGGAACGGTTCGCCGCCGGTGGGCTGATGAGCAACGCCGACATGGGACCGGCCGATGTGCGCCAGCACTGCGTTCTGGATGAGGCCGGCAGGGGACTGATCCGCCAGGCGATGACCCAAATGCTACTCTCGGCCCGAGCCTACCACCGTGTCCTGAAACTGGCGCGGTCGATCGCCGATCTAGCCGGCGAGCCGCGAATTCTGACGGCTCACCTGGCGGAGGCGCTGCAATATCGGCCGCGTCGCTGGGCTTGA
- a CDS encoding saccharopine dehydrogenase NADP-binding domain-containing protein yields MGVRYAVIGAGRQGTAAAYDLGRHGDAEAIWMADADRAQAERAAQRVNALLGAELASPASLDASDPHAVAEWLRRERITAFLSAVPYYFNLGLTHAAIQAGASMTDLGGNSDVVFAQIDLSQDASQAGIGVVPDCGQVPGMGTSLVVYALEQLDEASEVFMWDCGLPVHPEPPWNYNLTFSIDGLTNEYDGECLYIRHGKTVRLPTLEELEIVEFPKPIGRLEAFTTAGGLTTAARTYAGRLKTLQNKTLRYPGNFAQLKTIQQLGLLDLEPRLVQGKPVVPRQVLHALWEPQIRAGPDIEDLIIIRILARGKRAGKPVEVWVDLIHYADKATGFTAMEQGTGWHAAILLEAIVQGGVPRGVIPVEMAMSGADFVREAGLRGFEVQLRIEPA; encoded by the coding sequence ATGGGAGTGCGCTACGCCGTGATCGGCGCTGGCCGCCAAGGGACCGCCGCCGCCTACGACCTGGGACGGCATGGGGATGCCGAGGCTATCTGGATGGCCGATGCCGACCGGGCGCAAGCCGAGCGGGCCGCCCAGCGGGTCAACGCCCTGCTGGGCGCGGAGCTCGCCTCCCCGGCCAGCCTCGATGCCAGCGATCCTCACGCCGTGGCCGAGTGGCTGCGCCGCGAGCGGATCACCGCCTTCCTCAGCGCCGTCCCGTACTATTTCAACCTGGGCCTGACACACGCCGCCATCCAGGCCGGCGCCTCGATGACCGATCTGGGCGGCAACTCCGATGTCGTCTTCGCCCAGATCGATCTGAGCCAGGATGCGAGCCAGGCTGGAATCGGCGTCGTCCCCGATTGCGGCCAGGTTCCGGGGATGGGGACTTCCCTGGTGGTGTACGCCCTCGAGCAGTTGGATGAGGCGAGTGAGGTCTTCATGTGGGACTGCGGCCTCCCCGTCCACCCCGAGCCGCCGTGGAACTACAACCTGACCTTCAGCATCGACGGCCTGACGAATGAGTACGACGGCGAGTGCTTGTACATCCGCCACGGCAAGACCGTCCGCCTGCCGACCCTCGAGGAGTTGGAGATCGTCGAGTTTCCCAAACCGATCGGTAGGCTGGAGGCCTTCACCACCGCCGGAGGGCTGACGACCGCCGCCCGCACCTATGCCGGTAGGTTGAAGACCCTGCAGAACAAGACGCTGCGCTATCCGGGCAACTTCGCTCAGCTCAAGACGATCCAGCAGCTGGGCCTGCTCGATCTGGAACCGCGCCTGGTCCAGGGAAAGCCGGTGGTCCCGCGCCAGGTGCTGCACGCGCTGTGGGAGCCGCAGATCCGAGCCGGCCCGGACATCGAGGACCTGATCATCATCCGCATCCTGGCCCGGGGCAAACGGGCGGGAAAGCCGGTGGAGGTCTGGGTCGATCTGATCCACTACGCCGACAAGGCCACAGGGTTCACGGCCATGGAGCAAGGCACGGGTTGGCATGCCGCCATCCTGCTTGAGGCCATCGTCCAAGGGGGTGTGCCGCGCGGCGTGATCCCGGTCGAAATGGCGATGTCAGGTGCCGATTTCGTGCGTGAGGCCGGACTGCGAGGCTTCGAGGTTCAGCTGCGAATCGAGCCTGCCTGA
- a CDS encoding sortase produces MAKDRRPAEELSVTELERVLARKRMDARQARLDRFRTTGRALELPGQAAGDDLDPPRAGGGRGSPGAVEPERRKARSAMNRVLLGVEVAALLGFAFVLFSGFGVLRVLNREVAEALAGPTPGPTPIISAVVLPSGHTPPTSPGGARPNEDEIPEHLRPLVQSVGEVDIPTPSPEQARSLWIPALWSQPAPVVQGDGWEQLKKGVGQHIGTANPGEAGNLVVSAHNDIFGELFRELDRLQPGDELVVSTSSREYLYRVTGLEIVEPTDVSAIAPTARPTITLISCYPYLVDSQRIVVFGELVES; encoded by the coding sequence ATGGCCAAGGATCGCCGTCCGGCCGAGGAATTGTCGGTCACTGAACTCGAACGAGTGCTGGCCAGGAAGCGGATGGATGCCCGCCAGGCCAGGCTTGACCGATTCCGAACGACCGGCCGTGCCCTCGAGTTGCCGGGCCAGGCGGCCGGCGACGACCTAGACCCACCGCGGGCAGGCGGGGGGCGGGGCAGCCCCGGGGCGGTTGAACCCGAGCGGCGGAAGGCACGCAGCGCCATGAACCGTGTGCTGCTGGGCGTCGAGGTGGCCGCGCTGCTCGGCTTCGCCTTCGTGCTCTTCAGCGGATTCGGGGTGCTGAGGGTTCTCAACCGGGAGGTGGCCGAGGCGCTGGCAGGACCGACCCCGGGCCCGACGCCGATCATCAGCGCCGTCGTTCTTCCATCTGGACACACGCCGCCGACATCGCCGGGCGGGGCCCGCCCGAACGAAGACGAGATCCCCGAGCACTTGCGTCCGCTGGTGCAGTCCGTAGGAGAGGTCGATATCCCGACTCCCAGCCCCGAGCAGGCGCGCAGCCTGTGGATCCCCGCCCTGTGGAGCCAGCCGGCGCCCGTCGTCCAGGGCGACGGGTGGGAACAACTTAAGAAGGGCGTCGGCCAGCACATCGGCACCGCCAACCCGGGCGAGGCGGGAAACCTCGTGGTTTCCGCCCACAACGACATCTTCGGCGAGCTCTTTCGAGAGCTTGATCGCCTGCAGCCCGGCGACGAACTGGTCGTCAGCACGTCCTCCCGCGAATACCTGTACCGTGTGACCGGGCTAGAGATCGTCGAACCGACCGATGTCAGCGCGATAGCCCCGACCGCCCGCCCGACAATCACCCTGATTTCCTGCTACCCTTACCTTGTCGACAGTCAAAGAATCGTGGTGTTCGGCGAGTTGGTGGAGAGTTAG